The Amaranthus tricolor cultivar Red isolate AtriRed21 chromosome 14, ASM2621246v1, whole genome shotgun sequence DNA window TGAATTTAAAGAACCAAAAACGCCAGCCGAAATTGCAGAATCAATCTCAGAACCTTCACAAACCCGTTTACCCAACAAAATGGTACGTGAAATCTTAATCCGTTTACCGGCAAAATCAATATTCCGTTTCAAAACCATCTCAAAAAACTGGAAATCGATCACCTCAATGACATCTTTCATTCATGACTACATTACTCTCAATCCAATCTCCTCATGGTTTATTGCGGAACGAACTGTACCCATAAAACTAATCCCGGCCGATTCATTACCATTTTCAACCGAATTAAACTTCCAAGAACCCCCAGATTTAAGTACCTTTTTGATTCATCAACGGCCTGATGGTGCTACCTATAGCCGTTACCCAAAACTGATAGCCTCTAGTAACGGCTTATTACTCGTTACCGGCATGCACAAACCATTAAAACTCAATTATTTGTTTGTAATTAATGCTATAACAGATGAGTTTCTCCGATTTCCAAAATCTCCCGATACTTTTATTGGTGGAATGGGTGTTGGATTTATTACCCAGATCAACGAAACTAATTTCGTTACAGAAAGGTTTGTGGTTGCTGAATATGACCCAAGACCCGGATCAGAATTCGCTTCTTTAACGTATTTTTCGTCGGAAAACGCAAAATGGGAGGTGAAATCTGTGCATTGTAGTCAGAAAATCATGTTAGTTGGAGATGGATTATACAGAGGAGCATTTGAATTTAAAGGGAATCTAATTTGGCATGATATAATTTCTGGGTTGATAATTTGGGATAATCCTTTTAGTAAAGAAGAGATTGCTAATTGCCGGTTTATAGGGTTTCCATTGCTGAATTTTGTGGAAGGTGAGCGGATGCTCGACTGTAATGGTTCTTGTATTCAGTATTTGGAGGTTTTGAAGAAAGAAACTA harbors:
- the LOC130799193 gene encoding putative F-box/kelch-repeat protein At4g22430 yields the protein MVREILIRLPAKSIFRFKTISKNWKSITSMTSFIHDYITLNPISSWFIAERTVPIKLIPADSLPFSTELNFQEPPDLSTFLIHQRPDGATYSRYPKLIASSNGLLLVTGMHKPLKLNYLFVINAITDEFLRFPKSPDTFIGGMGVGFITQINETNFVTERFVVAEYDPRPGSEFASLTYFSSENAKWEVKSVHCSQKIMLVGDGLYRGAFEFKGNLIWHDIISGLIIWDNPFSKEEIANCRFIGFPLLNFVEGERMLDCNGSCIQYLEVLKKETNELCLWHLLDEVNGQWIIICHTQIFMDFWPSPIFIHPFKANVLFFNNEGRIFCMDVFLTDETVHTSSNTVSDVMGEYSISVERPSFIPVKLSTWPTVFPPYMRATFLKRYGYEAVLERKFEKAKEYFTHCLDKMSAYLSPQQIFEVYHGRAVARKGLDDLAGFLEDAEEALKLNPDYYEMVLKDNL